Sequence from the Bacillus thuringiensis genome:
ACGATGTAAACTATCCTCAAGTTCCGCCTTCACACGCTGCATTTGCTCCATTTTCTCATCTAGCGTTTGCACTTGTTTTTCAAGCATCTCTCTAATTTCTTGAATGACTTCACGATCACGAGGGTTCTCACTATTTCTTCTTTTCTCCATTCTTTCTTTTAACGATAAGAAATGTTGCATTTCTTGAAGCGTAATTCCTAACACTTCTTTCGCTTCTACAATCCTTTTAATTCTTGCAATATCCTCATCTGTATACAGGCGAATGTTCCCCTCACTACGTTCTGGGGGATGAATTAAACCAATTTCCTCATAATAACGAAGTGTACGCTTTGTTAAACCAACTTGTTTCGTGACTTCATCAATTTTATACATGTTTATTCCTCCCTTCACTCAATTATTACATTTTACGTTAACGTTAACTTTTATGCAACTGTTAGACTTTTGTAAATGTTTATCCTATTCAATTGTATTTTTCCAAAAGCAGTTTCATAATGAAAGAAAAGAAACGATAAGGAGATTTCCGTATGAATAAACCACTTATTTTCGCTCACCGTGGCGTAAAAGGAACACATCCAGAAAATACGATGATTGCCTTCCAAGAAGCTGAACGTATTGGGGCCCATGGAATTGAACTTGATGTCCACCTATCAAAAGATGGTGAACTTGTCGTAATTCACGATGAAACGGTAGATCGCACAACAAATGGCATAGGACTTGTTTCTGAAAAAACGGTAGCGGAATTACAAGCTTTAGATGCTGGTAGCTATAAAGATCCTTCTTTTCATGAAGCAAAAATTCCGACGTTACGAGAAGTATTTATTTGGTTATCTACAACAAGCTTACAACTCAATATTGAATTAAAAACAGACGTAATTCACTATCCAAATATTGAAGAAAAGGCTGTTGCTCTCGTTCGAGAATATCATCTATCTAATCAAATTGTATTCTCTTCATTTAATCATGACTCTGTTTCATTATTAGCAGAAATAGCTCCTGAAATCCCAAGAGCAATTTTATATGATACACCACTTGCTGATCCTATCGCTGAAGCAAAAACTAGAGAAGCAACTGGTTTACATCCAAACTTTCAACTACTAACAAAGGAATTTGTTCAACTAGCGCAAAAACAAGGTTACGTTTTCCGCCCTTATACAATTAACGAATACAAAGATTTACAAACTATGATTGATTATGGTGTAGACGTCATTATTACCGAT
This genomic interval carries:
- a CDS encoding MerR family transcriptional regulator; protein product: MYKIDEVTKQVGLTKRTLRYYEEIGLIHPPERSEGNIRLYTDEDIARIKRIVEAKEVLGITLQEMQHFLSLKERMEKRRNSENPRDREVIQEIREMLEKQVQTLDEKMEQMQRVKAELEDSLHRAVTFLENTKGE
- a CDS encoding glycerophosphodiester phosphodiesterase, translated to MNKPLIFAHRGVKGTHPENTMIAFQEAERIGAHGIELDVHLSKDGELVVIHDETVDRTTNGIGLVSEKTVAELQALDAGSYKDPSFHEAKIPTLREVFIWLSTTSLQLNIELKTDVIHYPNIEEKAVALVREYHLSNQIVFSSFNHDSVSLLAEIAPEIPRAILYDTPLADPIAEAKTREATGLHPNFQLLTKEFVQLAQKQGYVFRPYTINEYKDLQTMIDYGVDVIITDWPTRAFELLS